A part of Patescibacteria group bacterium genomic DNA contains:
- the pyrB gene encoding aspartate carbamoyltransferase, translated as MFHVLNGQQFADKKILKDLFAKAAKLQKQDQTGDIPKDCQGKVVATLFYESSTRTRLSFESAAFKIGASVISTANAAASSASKGESLTDTIKVVSGFSDAIVLRHPENGSAELAASVSTVPIINGGDGYNEHPTQALYDLYTMEKELGKIDGLKIAFLADFRYQRNIHSLIPIFCLFKKIELYFVSPPELRLPNEYKDQLDRQDIKYQELDNLDQVIGNLDVLYVTRVFKERFSDPNEYERLKRSLYIDVPLVNQMKAKSIILHVMPRIFEIDPEVDKDSRAAYFRQAINGLYVRMALLHKALTGK; from the coding sequence ATGTTCCATGTATTAAACGGCCAGCAATTTGCCGACAAAAAAATATTAAAAGACTTATTCGCGAAAGCCGCCAAACTGCAAAAACAAGATCAGACCGGCGACATCCCAAAGGATTGCCAGGGCAAAGTCGTAGCCACGCTTTTTTATGAGTCCTCAACCCGCACCCGGCTTTCTTTCGAGTCCGCCGCTTTTAAAATTGGCGCCAGCGTAATTTCTACCGCTAACGCCGCCGCGTCTTCGGCTTCGAAAGGCGAAAGTTTAACTGATACGATCAAGGTGGTTTCCGGTTTCTCCGACGCCATAGTGCTGCGGCACCCGGAAAACGGTTCGGCTGAATTAGCCGCGAGCGTGTCCACTGTCCCGATAATTAACGGCGGCGACGGCTATAACGAACACCCGACCCAGGCTTTATACGATTTGTACACCATGGAAAAAGAATTGGGGAAAATCGACGGCTTGAAAATCGCTTTTTTAGCCGATTTCCGCTATCAAAGAAATATCCATTCTTTAATTCCCATCTTCTGCCTATTTAAAAAAATTGAACTCTATTTCGTTTCCCCGCCCGAACTCCGCTTGCCAAACGAATATAAAGACCAGCTGGACCGGCAGGATATTAAATACCAGGAACTAGACAACTTGGACCAGGTGATTGGCAATTTGGATGTCCTTTACGTCACCCGGGTTTTTAAGGAAAGGTTCTCTGACCCAAATGAGTACGAACGGCTTAAAAGATCATTATACATCGACGTACCGCTTGTAAATCAGATGAAGGCTAAGTCCATCATACTGCACGTCATGCCGCGCATTTTCGAAATCGACCCGGAAGTGGATAAAGATTCCCGAGCCGCTTATTTTCGCCAGGCAATAAACGGCCTTTACGTTCGCATGGCCTTGCTCCACAAAGCGCTGACCGGCAAATAA
- a CDS encoding transketolase, with the protein MKESINELKKRIIKTVYAKKEGHIPSAFSILDILWVLYDRVLRIDPAKPNDPARDRFILSKGHASIGLFSILANKGFFDFKEFENFADYDSPLGGHPDCNKVPGVEASTGSLGHGMPIAVGVALGEKIKKTGVKVYTIIGDGESNEGTIWEAALLAGHHKLSNLTCIVDYNHSTDPAIKVHDFTEKFKAFGWESFEVDGHDQEALFEAFMKNSGGKPKAIIANTVKGRGIKKIESDMLAWHHKRPSEEELDEFIKELDS; encoded by the coding sequence ATGAAGGAAAGTATTAATGAGCTAAAAAAAAGGATCATTAAAACAGTTTACGCAAAAAAGGAAGGCCATATCCCGAGCGCTTTTTCTATTTTGGATATTTTATGGGTGCTTTATGACCGGGTACTAAGAATTGACCCAGCTAAACCGAACGACCCGGCCCGCGACCGCTTCATACTGTCCAAAGGCCACGCGTCAATCGGGCTTTTTTCCATCCTTGCCAACAAAGGATTTTTTGACTTTAAAGAATTTGAAAATTTTGCCGATTACGACAGTCCTTTAGGCGGCCATCCGGATTGCAACAAAGTTCCGGGAGTAGAAGCTTCTACCGGTTCGCTCGGGCACGGCATGCCGATTGCCGTCGGCGTTGCCTTGGGAGAAAAAATAAAAAAAACCGGAGTCAAAGTCTATACTATTATCGGCGACGGAGAATCAAATGAAGGGACAATTTGGGAAGCAGCGCTTTTAGCCGGGCATCATAAGCTTTCGAACCTCACCTGCATTGTTGATTATAACCATTCAACCGATCCGGCCATCAAAGTTCACGATTTTACCGAAAAATTCAAAGCCTTTGGGTGGGAAAGTTTTGAGGTGGACGGCCATGACCAGGAAGCGCTTTTCGAGGCTTTCATGAAAAATTCCGGCGGCAAGCCTAAAGCCATAATTGCCAACACCGTTAAAGGCCGGGGGATAAAAAAGATTGAAAGCGATATGCTTGCCTGGCACCATAAGCGGCCATCCGAAGAAGAGCTGGATGAATTTATAAAAGAATTAGATAGCTAG
- a CDS encoding aspartate ammonia-lyase, giving the protein MPQKIYYGEQTKLALSNFNVSRQKASLYWVKKIVEVKKAANQANFELGKISKGKYALIDQAIKKIQTGKYDDQFVTPAIQGGAGTSINMNVNEVIAGLANELAGKKDAIHYLNDVNLSQSTNDVLPTALKMAIYELAENCIESLKILEKSLAKKSREFSDVIKTGRTHLQDAVPMTLGQEFEAYRMVALRGIARLERVRKGMLDLSIGGTAVGTGINAGKKYTALVIKNLRKNTGLPVKSASDLIDATQNVDSFGDISAGIKTTLAAITKNANDLRLLASGPTCGLGEIKLPERQKGSTIMPGKVNPVVPELINQIAFQVYGNDLAVTMVIEAGQLELNVFMSVLAHNLIESLRFFSKGIKILAQDCIDGIKANKETCERYALRNTTLLTSLTPVLGYDKVAQIIKKINSAPDLSIRQALTQEKVDKKIIDDLLDVKKLLSKVKASAKI; this is encoded by the coding sequence ATGCCCCAAAAAATCTATTACGGAGAACAAACCAAGCTGGCCTTAAGTAATTTTAACGTCTCCCGGCAAAAAGCTTCCCTTTACTGGGTGAAAAAAATTGTTGAAGTAAAGAAGGCGGCCAATCAGGCCAATTTTGAACTGGGAAAAATTTCTAAAGGAAAGTACGCGCTGATTGACCAGGCGATAAAAAAAATCCAAACCGGAAAATACGACGACCAGTTCGTTACTCCGGCAATACAAGGCGGCGCCGGAACGTCGATTAACATGAACGTGAACGAAGTGATCGCCGGCTTGGCTAACGAACTTGCCGGGAAAAAAGACGCAATCCATTACTTAAACGACGTTAATCTTTCTCAATCCACTAATGACGTCCTCCCTACCGCCCTGAAGATGGCCATTTATGAATTGGCTGAAAATTGCATTGAATCTTTAAAAATTCTTGAAAAATCTTTGGCTAAAAAATCCCGGGAATTTTCGGACGTGATAAAAACCGGCCGGACGCACTTGCAAGACGCGGTCCCGATGACTTTGGGCCAGGAATTTGAAGCTTACCGGATGGTCGCCCTGCGCGGCATCGCCCGGCTGGAGCGGGTCCGAAAAGGCATGCTGGATTTGTCTATCGGCGGCACCGCCGTCGGCACCGGGATTAACGCCGGAAAAAAATATACCGCCCTGGTAATAAAAAACTTAAGGAAAAACACCGGCCTGCCGGTTAAAAGCGCTTCGGACTTAATTGACGCTACCCAGAATGTGGATTCTTTCGGCGATATTTCCGCGGGGATTAAAACAACGCTGGCGGCGATTACGAAAAACGCGAACGACCTAAGGCTTCTTGCCTCCGGCCCGACTTGCGGGCTCGGAGAAATAAAACTGCCCGAGCGCCAAAAAGGCTCGACCATCATGCCTGGCAAAGTTAATCCGGTCGTGCCCGAGCTTATTAACCAGATTGCTTTCCAGGTTTACGGCAACGACTTGGCGGTTACTATGGTAATTGAAGCCGGACAGCTGGAATTGAATGTTTTTATGTCGGTTCTCGCCCATAACTTAATCGAATCGCTTCGCTTTTTTTCCAAAGGGATTAAAATTCTTGCCCAAGACTGCATTGACGGAATTAAAGCCAATAAAGAAACTTGCGAACGCTACGCCCTGCGGAACACCACCCTATTAACCTCCCTTACCCCGGTTTTGGGTTATGATAAGGTGGCGCAGATAATTAAAAAAATCAATTCCGCGCCTGATTTAAGCATCCGGCAGGCTCTAACCCAGGAAAAAGTCGATAAAAAAATTATCGATGATTTACTAGACGTTAAAAAACTATTATCCAAAGTGAAAGCCTCGGCTAAAATTTAA
- the carB gene encoding carbamoyl-phosphate synthase (glutamine-hydrolyzing) large subunit codes for MKANKIKKVLVLGSGALKIGEAGEFDYSGSQGLKALKEEGIKTVLVNPNIATIQTSPLIADEIYFLPVTPYFVEKVIIKEKPDGILLSFGGQTALNCGLELHHAGILKKHNVKVLGTPIEAIVLTEDRQKFADHLKSIGVSVPDSGSATSLDQAKKIAGKIGYPVMIRAAYSLGGQKSGIAYNEKELNEIVSAALSVSPQVLVEKYLHHFKEIEYEVVRDAEGNSVTVCNMENMDPLGIHTGESIVVAPSQTLTNDEYHGLRQISVDIVRSLGIVGECNVQFALNPKPKNGQLEYYVIEVNARLSRSSALASKATGYPLAYVAAKLALGKTLNKVQNQVTKITQSFFEPALDYVVVKIPRWDLEKFTGAEEKIGSAMKSVGEVMAIGRSFEEALQKAVRMLAGKAQGITYNGFTGEISDFKKLLEIPTPKRLFDLAEALKREMSIEDIYQITGIDPWFLSRLKNIVEIETDLASDKKLDREKLLRAKQAGLCDRRIGKIVEKTQDEIRTLRKKLGILPSVFQIDTLAGEVPAKTNYLYLTYHGEHHDVKPLGKKAVMVLGSGPYHIGSSVEFDWSCVNTALALKKYKKNSIIVNCNPETVSTDYDMSDRLYFEDLNFETVADIYDFEKSGGIIISVGGQRPNNLANALHEHQVPILGTRASDIDRAEDRNKFSALCDELNIPQPEWNSFTSIEEAKSFAAKVGYPVLVRPSYVLSGSAMSVCFDDEELAAFTEKALGMSDKKYSITVSKFMVNAKEIEYDAVAQNGKVIVFAIAEHLENAGVHSGDATIAYPTQKVFSSTEEEIKKISRELAIALHITGPFNIQFLVKDNKVFVIEINLRASRTFPFLSKATGVNFARLIVDAFYKKCAPVYLKYPEHVVVKSPQFSFSRLTGADPVLKVEMSSTGEVACFGKDLSEALYKSIIASTSLAPGKSALLTLGGPVNKRRLLEAVKQLSDMDYKLYATSGTCGFLKEHGIKSELVYKIHEKKNPTVIDMISGKKAALVINLSEQNGSKIKKAGDQATEGYLIRRAAVDSHIPLFTDLQLARSFIKALTEKKLEDLEIKPWKDYMPKGVSTEL; via the coding sequence ATGAAAGCTAATAAGATAAAAAAAGTTTTAGTCCTTGGGTCCGGCGCCTTAAAAATCGGCGAAGCCGGCGAATTTGACTATTCCGGGTCTCAAGGATTAAAAGCCTTAAAAGAAGAAGGGATAAAAACCGTTTTGGTTAATCCTAACATTGCCACGATTCAGACTTCCCCGCTAATCGCTGACGAGATATATTTCTTGCCGGTTACTCCTTACTTTGTCGAAAAAGTCATTATAAAAGAAAAGCCGGACGGGATATTGCTTTCCTTTGGAGGGCAAACAGCTTTGAACTGCGGTTTGGAACTCCATCACGCCGGAATTTTAAAAAAGCATAACGTAAAAGTTTTAGGCACGCCGATTGAAGCCATAGTTTTAACCGAAGACCGGCAAAAATTCGCTGACCATTTAAAATCCATCGGCGTTTCGGTCCCGGATTCGGGGTCAGCCACCAGTCTGGACCAGGCTAAAAAAATCGCCGGAAAAATCGGCTACCCGGTTATGATTCGGGCCGCTTACTCTTTAGGCGGACAAAAATCCGGCATAGCCTATAATGAAAAAGAGCTAAATGAAATCGTTTCCGCCGCCCTTTCGGTCTCCCCGCAGGTTTTAGTAGAAAAGTACTTGCATCACTTTAAAGAAATCGAATATGAAGTCGTGCGCGACGCCGAAGGCAACTCGGTTACGGTCTGCAACATGGAAAACATGGATCCTTTAGGCATCCATACCGGCGAATCCATAGTCGTCGCCCCTTCCCAGACTTTAACAAATGACGAATACCACGGGCTCCGGCAAATTTCCGTTGACATAGTTAGGAGCCTGGGGATTGTCGGCGAATGCAATGTCCAGTTTGCCTTAAATCCAAAGCCGAAAAATGGCCAGCTGGAATATTATGTCATTGAAGTTAATGCCCGGTTGTCCCGATCTTCAGCCTTGGCTTCCAAAGCCACCGGCTACCCTCTGGCTTACGTTGCCGCCAAATTAGCCCTTGGAAAAACTTTAAATAAAGTCCAAAACCAGGTAACTAAAATCACGCAATCGTTTTTTGAGCCAGCTTTGGATTATGTGGTCGTAAAAATCCCGCGCTGGGATTTAGAAAAATTTACCGGCGCCGAAGAAAAAATCGGCTCGGCTATGAAGTCGGTCGGCGAAGTAATGGCAATCGGCCGCTCGTTTGAAGAAGCTCTGCAAAAAGCCGTCCGGATGCTAGCGGGTAAAGCCCAGGGCATTACTTATAACGGTTTTACCGGCGAAATTAGCGACTTTAAAAAATTACTGGAAATCCCGACGCCAAAAAGATTATTTGATTTGGCCGAAGCCTTAAAGCGGGAAATGAGTATAGAAGATATTTATCAGATTACCGGCATTGACCCTTGGTTTTTATCCCGCTTAAAAAATATCGTGGAAATAGAAACGGATTTAGCGAGCGATAAAAAACTGGATCGTGAAAAACTGCTTCGCGCGAAGCAAGCCGGCTTATGCGACCGGCGGATTGGAAAAATCGTCGAAAAGACCCAGGATGAAATCCGGACTTTAAGAAAAAAACTCGGCATTTTGCCCTCGGTTTTCCAAATTGACACTTTGGCCGGCGAAGTCCCGGCTAAAACCAATTATTTATATCTTACTTATCATGGAGAGCATCATGACGTTAAGCCTTTAGGAAAAAAAGCGGTAATGGTTTTAGGCTCTGGCCCGTATCATATCGGCTCTTCGGTTGAATTCGACTGGTCCTGCGTCAATACGGCTTTGGCCTTAAAAAAATACAAAAAAAATTCCATAATCGTTAACTGCAACCCGGAAACGGTTTCGACTGATTACGACATGTCTGACCGGCTTTATTTTGAAGACTTGAATTTTGAAACCGTGGCCGATATTTATGATTTTGAAAAGTCGGGCGGCATAATAATCTCCGTCGGCGGCCAGAGGCCGAATAACCTGGCGAACGCCCTTCATGAACACCAGGTTCCAATTTTAGGCACTAGGGCCTCGGACATTGATCGGGCCGAAGATAGGAACAAGTTTTCCGCCCTCTGCGACGAACTAAATATCCCCCAGCCGGAGTGGAACAGCTTCACCTCGATTGAAGAAGCGAAAAGTTTTGCCGCTAAGGTAGGCTATCCGGTTCTCGTCCGGCCGTCTTACGTCTTATCCGGCAGTGCCATGAGCGTCTGTTTTGACGACGAAGAACTCGCGGCCTTTACCGAAAAAGCGCTCGGGATGTCGGACAAAAAATATTCTATCACCGTTTCCAAATTCATGGTGAACGCCAAGGAGATTGAATATGACGCCGTGGCCCAAAACGGAAAAGTCATAGTGTTCGCCATTGCCGAGCATCTGGAAAACGCCGGCGTCCATTCCGGCGACGCGACAATCGCCTACCCGACCCAGAAAGTTTTTTCTTCGACCGAAGAGGAAATAAAAAAGATTAGCCGCGAGCTGGCAATTGCCTTGCATATTACCGGCCCCTTTAATATCCAATTTTTAGTTAAAGACAACAAAGTTTTTGTCATTGAAATTAATCTGCGCGCGAGCCGCACCTTCCCTTTCCTTTCTAAAGCGACTGGCGTTAATTTCGCCCGCTTAATTGTTGATGCTTTTTATAAAAAATGCGCGCCGGTTTATTTAAAATATCCCGAACACGTCGTAGTTAAGTCTCCGCAATTTTCCTTTTCCCGGCTGACTGGAGCCGATCCGGTTTTAAAGGTGGAGATGTCCTCAACCGGCGAAGTGGCCTGTTTTGGCAAAGACTTAAGCGAAGCGCTTTATAAATCCATCATCGCCTCCACCTCGTTAGCGCCGGGAAAAAGCGCCCTTTTGACTTTAGGCGGACCGGTTAATAAGCGGAGGCTCCTAGAAGCCGTGAAACAGCTTAGTGATATGGATTATAAGCTTTACGCGACCAGCGGGACCTGCGGCTTCCTGAAAGAGCACGGAATTAAAAGCGAACTGGTCTATAAAATCCATGAAAAGAAAAACCCTACCGTAATTGATATGATTAGCGGAAAAAAAGCCGCCCTGGTAATAAATTTAAGCGAGCAAAACGGCTCGAAAATAAAAAAGGCCGGCGATCAGGCGACCGAAGGCTATTTAATCCGCCGGGCCGCGGTTGATTCGCACATCCCCTTGTTTACGGACTTACAGCTTGCCCGGTCGTTTATAAAAGCTTTAACTGAAAAAAAGTTAGAAGATTTGGAAATCAAGCCCTGGAAGGACTACATGCCTAAAGGCGTAAGCACGGAATTATAA
- the rpiB gene encoding ribose 5-phosphate isomerase B, translating to MKFIYIASDHAGVALKKELSVLLKKKKYRVKDLGPFTADSVDYPDFAKIAAKAVKGQPGSKGILICGTGIGMSMAANKLKGVRAALCYSLETARLSREHNDANVLCLGARLTEMKLAKKIVNTWLATEFADGERHVRRVKKIG from the coding sequence ATGAAATTCATCTACATCGCTTCTGACCACGCCGGAGTAGCCCTGAAAAAAGAACTGTCAGTCCTGCTTAAAAAAAAGAAATACCGGGTAAAAGACCTTGGCCCCTTTACCGCGGATTCGGTTGACTATCCGGATTTCGCAAAAATCGCGGCCAAAGCCGTCAAAGGCCAGCCTGGATCCAAAGGAATTTTAATCTGCGGAACCGGAATCGGCATGTCGATGGCCGCCAATAAGCTAAAAGGCGTCCGGGCGGCCTTATGCTACAGCCTGGAAACTGCCCGCTTAAGCCGGGAGCATAACGACGCCAATGTTTTATGCCTGGGCGCCCGGCTGACAGAAATGAAACTCGCCAAAAAAATCGTCAATACCTGGCTCGCAACCGAATTTGCCGATGGCGAGCGGCACGTCCGCAGAGTTAAAAAAATCGGATAA